GAAACGCGCCTTTTCCAGACTTCGCTCACTTTTTATCCGAAGGTGATCTTAGCATAAATCATGCTAATCTTAGCATAAATCTTCGAAATTTTGGGATTCTGCTCATCGTTCTTGCGTATCAGTAAGCGATCAACGACGACCATCGCCCGTGCGAGGTGTATAATCCGTAAATCATGACTGAGAATGAATACTGACTGAGAATGAATATTGAGAATGAATATATAGAAGAGCTTCATATTTTGTTTGCTCGGACTACTCTGTGCCTGGTCCGCTTGATTGGGCGGCCATGACTAACAAGCAATGATAAATCGTTGAATTGACTATCAACTTTTCATAGGAGGAAATCATGGCACAAAAGAGAGAAAACATTCTTATTCTTGCTAAAACATACCCTACCCCCAGCGCAAAAAACGTAGAAACAACATGTATTGCTGGGATCAACGAGGATGGAGAAATGCGTAGGCTTTTCCCTGTCCCTTTCAGGTTACTGACGAAAGAGTCTCAATTTCACAAATGGCAATGGATTAATGTGGCAATTGAAAAGAGTTCAACAGACAAAAGAATAGAAAGCTACAAAATCTCTTTTGAAGATATAAGGCCGGGAGTTATCCTCAATACCAAACAAGATTGGGAAAAACGTATCGCGTGGATAAATCGCGTTCCTGTCGTTACAAAATTTTTACCCGATCGTTCTTCTCCACATCTACAAAAAGACCAGTCTCTTGTGTTGTATAAACTCCAAGAGCCAGTAAGACTCGAAATTGTCTCGTCATCTACGGAATGGACCACGGAAGAACTTCGTAAATTAAAGCAAGACGGAAGTTTGTTTTCACGTGAAGAAGCGCTTTTGCCTCCCGCGCTGGAAAAAATCCCCTTTGATTTTTATTATCGTTTCAAAGCAAACACTGCTGACGGAACAGGACATGAGATCAGAATCAAGATTACCGATTGGGAAGCAGGCGCCCTTTATCGCAATTGCTTCCGGTTTTATAGAGAACAATGGCAAAGTCAATTTCAACAAAGATTAGAGAGAGATGAATAACAAAAATCTTATGTTGTTACTTGGCAACATGCACCACTTTCAGGACCAATGGCTTATTATAAGCCTTCTCTATCCCCCTAAGCAAAGCACGGCTCTGGCGCAGCAAATATCGTTACCATTTGACGAGAATTAACAGGATGTAGATTTTGGATAACTGTCTTATATTGCACATCTATCCGCTGTGCGATAAGGAGGCGATGACATTTATTAGGATCGGCCTCAAAGCACATGAAAGCCGACGTAAATTTTTCAGAATAGCGCACAAGAGTTTCTAATGTTTCGAGATTACCTTCTAAATGCTCCTTAAATCTAAAACAATATTGCTGCCAATTACCGTTTTGGCAATATTCTTTTCTGATATCCGCGGGGCACCCTAGTTTCTGGAAATGCTTATATTGTATTCCGAGAGCGCAAAGTCTCTCAGAGAGGAGATTTTTTGAAAACCCAGGCTTCCTCGATAAAGGTTTTTCTCTTACATCCGCCAAAAAATTGATTTTATTTTCTCGTAAGCAAGAAAGAAAAATTTCTAAACTTGTTCCTTCATAACCAATTGTATAAACTTTCATACAATTCACTCTCCAGTGCATATGAGTTAAATATAATATATATCATATCGTATCGTATAAAAAGCAGTATAACAAAATTTACTGACCAATTTAATTTTACTTATAATAAGGAAACATTCCAGTTTTAATTTTGTCTCCCACTCGTGCTGTTTTTAAAATTTTTGCCCTGAGTGACTAATATAAATTCATTAAGATAAAGTGATACATTAAACAATATTCCTGAAATGCCACTTAGGATTTTTTAACCTGTACCATTTTATTTTTATTTATAGATTCTTTTCGTGTCGGGACAATGGGAAGAGGATCGTTTAGCGACCTCAGGTCAACGCGGCACGAGAACGTTGCCACGGCCCAATTGTTTCAGTCACCATCTGGCATTAGATTTGTAACCGCTTTCGTCTTTTTTCATCATCGTTCTGGGGATCGCCATAAGCGCGATTTTCTCCACACTGTGCTGGAACGTCAAAAGTTATAGATCACCGCGTCACCTCCCGCCATTCGTTTCGCGAGATTAGATCCGTTACGCGATGGGCGGCCCTTTCCACGGCTTCGGAGAGAGAGGCGCCCAGCCGCAAGGTCGAAGGTTGGATACCCAGGACGACGATCTCGATGGAATCCATGAATGGCCCCAGCAAAACCGACAGAGGAATACCGTGACTTGAGTCCATGACGGCGTTCAGCTCGCCGACGGAAAACCTGCGAAACTCGCCGGGAGCGAGTCCCATATTCGCGGCGTCCACAATCAGCAGGGTGCGAGGGGAAATCTTGCGCAGCGTCGCCACGTAGTTTTCCGGCATCGTCCCACATACAACGACCCCTGGCATTCCCCGCTCCAATAGAAGTTCCGCCACCTTGCACCCCACCGCGTCGTCTCCCAAAAGCACGTTGCCCACACCCCAAACCCACGGCTTCTCCTCGCTTGACTTCTCCGCCAACTCCTTCATCAACTCCTCCAAACTCATTAAAAGTCGCGCTCCTTTCTCTAAAAATTATTATAACTTCTTCATTAAGTTTTTGTGCTTTTCATACAGGATCGTGTATCATGGGCTCATGAGAAAAGTTGGATGAGAAAGGCTGGATGAGAAAAGCCGGAGTGGAGGAGTGGAACGAGTGCGGGAGTCTTCGCGGATGGTGCGTCATGCCTTGTTGATGATGTTGGGTACTTGTGTCAGCCGTGTGCTGGGGTTGATTCGCGAGGTGGTGACAGCGGCGTTTTTCGGCACATCCGCCCAGCTCGACGCTTTCAACGTCGCCTATACTCTGGCGAACTTGACGCGGCAACTGGTGGCGGAAGGCGCGTTGTCCGCGGCTTTCGTTCCCGTGTTCTCCAAAGTCCTGGCAACAGACCGAAAGCAGGCCATGTCCTTGGCGCGGCAAGCG
This window of the Synergistaceae bacterium genome carries:
- a CDS encoding DUF488 domain-containing protein, with product MKVYTIGYEGTSLEIFLSCLRENKINFLADVREKPLSRKPGFSKNLLSERLCALGIQYKHFQKLGCPADIRKEYCQNGNWQQYCFRFKEHLEGNLETLETLVRYSEKFTSAFMCFEADPNKCHRLLIAQRIDVQYKTVIQNLHPVNSRQMVTIFAAPEPCFA
- a CDS encoding hydrogenase maturation protease yields the protein MSLEELMKELAEKSSEEKPWVWGVGNVLLGDDAVGCKVAELLLERGMPGVVVCGTMPENYVATLRKISPRTLLIVDAANMGLAPGEFRRFSVGELNAVMDSSHGIPLSVLLGPFMDSIEIVVLGIQPSTLRLGASLSEAVERAAHRVTDLISRNEWREVTR